The Nitrosarchaeum sp. DNA window CAAAAAAAATATCAAAATTTGAAAAACTTCAACTTGCTGTTGCAAATACTATAGTCATAGCAGTGGGGCCTAAAACAAAAATCGCACTAGAAAATGAGGGAATCAAAGTTGCCTATATGCCAAATATCTATTCCTCTGTAGGCGTTGGCGAATTATTTACAAAATTACATGCAGTTGGAAAAAAAGTAATTGTTCCAAGAAGTGGTGCTTCAACACCTTTTTTGAAAGAATTATTAGAAAAAATAGGAATTGATGTAAAGGAAATTCATCTCTATGATGTTTGTGCCTTTAGAGATACTTCTCAATGGAATGAATTTAGGGAATTATTTTCAAAAAACAAAGTAGATGGAATTGTATTTACTAGTGCATCATCTGTTAGAGCATTTTTTGAAATAATGACAAAAGATTATGATGAAAACTCATTGTTGGAAAATATGGCAAAATTATCAGTAATTTCAATTGGACCATTTACATCTGATGAGCTCAAAAAATTTAAAATTAAAAATACTATATCTCAAGTTCATACTGTCTCAGGTGCATTTGATACTGTGAAAACTATTTTTTCAATTACCTAGAATTTCCTGAAATTTTCATTATGACTGTATGATTTACTGATTGTTGACTTTGTTATTTTCGAAATAATTCTGAATCTGGCTAAATACCAAACTTTCATTTTGTATTACCATACTTTGACCTTTCTTTTTTCCGATCAACTTGCCAAAGACAAGTCATATGTATAGTTAATATATATCCGATATTTTATAATAAATCAGTGAATTCGCATATTATCTTACTATCTGTAGTTTTTAGTCTGTTTTTAGCTGGTACCGTATCAACTTACTCTTTTGCTGAAACCAACACTGTCGAAGTTGTTGAGAATAGAATAGTTACACTAGTTGGCGAAGGAGTTGATCCTGATGACGACACTCTAACATTTGAATGGGTGCAAGTTGATGGTGAACCAGTTAAATTATCATCAAAGAATGTTGCAATGCCAACATTCATGGCACCAGAGGTTGTAAACGGTCAAATCAAAGTCTTGACATTCACACTAACTGTAACTGACCCATTTGGTGCAGCAAGTTCTGATTCTGTTGAAGTTATTGTAAACCCAGTTAATCATGCCCCAATTGTAAGTGCAGGCAGAGATCAAGTCACATTTAAAACAATTAACGTAGTTACTCTAGTCAGCAGCGTTGTAGATCCTGATGGTGATTCATTGACCTATAACTGGAAACAGATTGCAGGTCAAACAATTCCGTTATCTTCTACTACTGGAAAATATCTAACCATTCTTCCAATGCATATTGATTATTCTCAAACCAATCCTCTAACATTCGAACTTACTGTTGAAGATGGCTTTGGTGGTGTAGGAAGTGACACCGTAAGCGTTTATCCATTAACTGGTCTTTTATCAAATAGATTAATTTCAATTCAAGCAGGCCCAATGCAAACTGTACATGAAGGAGAAACCGTTACACTTAGTGCAACTGGTCAAACCGCAAATGGACAACCAATAAGTTACTCTTGGGTACAACTAATTGGAACAGGAGTATCATTGAATGCATACACTGGTTCAACAGTCACATTTACAGCTCCTGATCTTCCAGATGAAACTGAAATGATTCTATCATTCCAAGTAACTGGTTATTCAGCTGGAAATGGATGGGCAAATGCATTGGCATTAGTTAAAGTAATTCCATCCAACGCTGGTCCATTAGCTGACGCAGGACCAGATCAAAGTGTAGGTGAAAAAGCATTAGTAAAATTAATTGGAACAGCTACTGATCCTGACGATGCTGAAAGCAAATTACGATATTCTTGGAAACAAACATCTGGAATGAATGTGCAATTATATGAACAGGCTTCATTCTCTGTGTATTTCTTCTCACCAATGATTAACACTAATTCTGAAACTCTAACTTTTGAACTAACTGTAACTGATCCTTCTGGCAACTCTGACAAAGACGATGTGTCTGTTGTTGTTAGCACTGTAAACTTGCCACCAAGAGCAAATGCAGGTCCAGATAGAAAGATTATTGGAGAATCACAAGTAACTGTAACTGGTTCAGGCTTTGATCCAGAAGGTCTGCCAATAACTTATGAATGGAAACAACTAGCCGGAGAAACAGTCACATTTGATACTACTAAACCAACATTCTCATTTAAAGCACCATCAGTAGTTTCTGGCGAAACTAAACGAATGGTATTCCAATTAACCGTAACTGACTCTGAAAACCAGAAGGGAAGTGATCAACTGATTCTCCTTGTAGTTCCAGAAAACAGTGCACCAATCGTAGATGCTGGCGTTGATCAAATTGCTGATGAGAGAACTATGGTTAATCTAGTTTGTTCAGCATATGACCCAGACGGTGATGCAGTCACATCAACATGGACTTCATCTAATAGTGATGTTGTAATTAATGCTCCTTCATCTCTAAGTACTTCTGTAACACTACCAGCAGTCACTGCCGACCAAACCATTAGCATGACATGTACTGCCTCTGATGGTAGATTGTCTTCATCTGATAGCATGAACATTAAAGTTGTAAACACATTGAATCTACCAATCATAGCAGATGCAGGTCCTGATCAAATCGTAAATGAGAATGTCAAGATTTCATTAGATGGCAGCAAGAGCAATGACCCAGAAGAACAAAAACTATCATACATGTGGACTCAAGTATCTGGTGAAACAGTAAAGTTGTCTTCAACATCTTCAGTAACCCCATCATTTACATCTCCAATTGTTGCAAATAACGAAATCAAGGTACTAGTCTTTGAACTCAAAGTCTTTGATGACAATGGTCGTTCATCAACTGATACTGTGACAATTACAGTTGATCCAGTTAACGCTGCACCAACAGCAACTGCAACTGCCAAACAATCTTAATTTCTTTAATTTTCATCCAAATTCTAATTGAATAGTTTTTCATTTTAATAGTAAAAGACTAATTCAGATTTAACATTTGAGTGATTGACTTGGTTTTGGATTGGTTGACTAGAGATGGAAAATTACTATTATCTGCCAGAATAGTCAGAACATTTTCTTATGGGTTTTTGAGCATGATTTTGGCAATTTATCTAAGCTTTATTGGATTTGACGAAATTTTAATTGGTTTTATTTTATCTGCAACTCTTGTTAATAGTATAATTTTTAATTTGTTTTCTAGTTTTTTTGCCGACCGTATTGGACGAAAAAAAGTTCTAATCATTTACGCATCACTTATGGGAATCTCTGGTGGAATATTCTTTGCAACTGAAAATTATTTTGCATTGATAATTGCTGCATTTATTGGAACGATAAATGTTACTGGATCAGAAACTGGAGCATTTTTGTCATTAGAGCAGGCAATCCTTCCACAAACTGTCAAAGACAACAAAAAAAGAAATACCATTTTTGGAATATACAATATGATTGGAACCTTTGCAATGGCTGGAGGTATCTTACTTGCTTCATTGCCGCAAATAATGCAAGATACCTTTGATTATTCTGCAATTGATTCATTCAAACCATTATTCGCGATATATTTACTTGCAGGAATTGTAGTTGTAATAATCTATTTTTTCTTTTCAAAAAACATTGAAGTCAAAAAACCACTTGACTCTAAATCATTCTCATCTAATCTATCTCCAAAATCAAAAAAGATTATTCTTAAAATGTCGTCTTTATTTGCATTAGATTCTTTTGCTGGGGGATTTGTGATTCAAAGCATCGTTGCTTTTTGGTTTTTTACAAAGTTTGGTGTAGACCTTACAACCCTGTCTATGATTTTTTCGATTGCAGGAGTGTTGACAGCAATCTCATTTTTCTTTGCAGCAAAGATTGCAGATAAGATAGGATTGATAAATACAATGGTTTTTACTCATATTCCGTCTAATGTTTTATTGATTCTAGTTGCAATTGCTCCTACTTTTCATATTGCACTTGCATTGTATTTGGCTAGAATGAGTTTATCTCAGATGGATGTTCCAACAAGACAAGCATACATTGTTGCAGTAGTCGAGGAAAATGAAAGAACTGCTGCTGCTGGAATAACAAACACATCGCGAAATATTGCACAATCTATTAGTCCGTCTATTACTGGTGCAATAATTCATTCTCTATGGTTTTCTGCTCCTTTTGTAATTGGTGGATTTTTAAAAATTATTTATGATGTTGGAATTTATGCTAGTTTTAGAAATACAAAACCATCTCATGAATCTGATTAGTGTGGTAAAATATAAAAAATCACAAGTATTGCATTTCATATCTTCACTAAATCTAGAACTAGAAAAAGTAAAACAGTGGTGAGAGATTTCAGTAAACTATCAAAAATAATCTGTAATTTTATACACGATATAGTGCTCAAATATTCACAAATTCAAGACTTTTCCAAACGGAAGTCCCCTGGATTAAAACAAGCCCTGAAATGGTGAGCGGGTCAACAAAATACTGATTGGGAAAAAAACCACAGCCATTATTATCATGACTAGTATGGCAGTTGCAATTACATTTGGTGTGTTTAACTGAAGACTTTGCTTGCATGCCATAATCCAGAGAATTATGCTCCAAATTATAAATGGAATATTAATTACTGTAATTATGGATATTGAACTAAAAAAATTCTCCATTGTAATATTTTCAGAAAATAAAGATAGAGCAATTACCTGAATTGGTGTGCCAATCAACAAACCTGGAATCAAAGCAAACTGTATTGCCGAAAAAACTCTTTTGAAATTTGATTGTGTTTTGTTTATCTTTTTTGAAATCTTAAGAACTAACCATGCCATAAGAAATGCTCCGCCGATACTTGATATGATCAAATAAAACTGATGTACGATTGTTTTATTTTCAGTATCTGACACTAGAAAACCCATAATATTGTCAAACTCCAAAAGTCCAACAAGCATTTGTATTCCTACAATAATTAGCGCTATTCCAAAATACTCTTTTTCGTTTTCAGTAATTTCAACAAATGCTTTTTTTGGATGAATGATGATGTCTTTGATTATAGAAACTTTCATAATTTGATAAACATGATTTGGTATTAAATTAAGATGCGTGTATTAATTTTAACATAAAAGTGGCCTAAACAATTTTTTACATAATTCTACAATTTTATGCCTAAAATTGGCTTTGTAATGACAAATAACATACATGTGATAATGTATGAAAATAAGCCGCGATTCTCATGGTTGGAACTAATATGACAATATTCAAAGATGTTATAATTTCGCCTCAAAAAGCGTTTGTTGAAATTGGCAATAATGGAAAAAAATATTTTCCTTTTGCTTTCGTTATTCTGTTAGGAACTGTAATTTCATCTCCAATTCTATCTTATTATGTTAATTCACAAATTTATTTTCATTTTGTTGAAGAAACATTGCCTTTTGATTTTTCATCAATCTTTTTTGAAATCGAGCTTGGATTTCTTTATGGTATTGGTTTTACATATTTGGCATATACTATTGGTAAAAAAATTGGAGGTCAAGGTTCATTCAAAGGTGTATTTTCTTCGTTATGTTTTGCCGCACTTCCAATTACGATTGTTGGATTTTTTATTCTCTTATCATTAGGATTTGTTTCACTGTCTAATTTTAAACACGGTGGTGCATTTTCACTGTATTACTTGATGATCATAGTAATTGTGATATGGGGATTTGTTTTAGGGTTATTTGCAATAATAAAATCTCATCAACTAAGCTTTTTGAAAGCAATCTTAACTATGCTTACATCAGGGGTCATCATAATTGCCATATCAATACCTATTTTGTTTTTAATAGAACTAAATGATCAAATCCCACATTTTAAAATATGATAATCATTTTCTTAGAGAAATTGAAGTGCTATAGTATAATTTGTAATTAATAACGACGGTAAACGTACTCCTCGTTATTGTAAACACTAAGCTTAAGTTCAAAAATCATTTACTGAATCATCATGGTAAATCATAAAGAATTTTCAATAATTATAGTGAGTTTGATGGTTAGTATTTTGTTAATTGGTTCTTTTGGCATTGTAAAATCTTTTGGACAAATCGAATCAGATTCTAAATATGCAATTCCTGATTGGACTAGAAATATTGCATTGTGGTGGTCTGAAGATCAAATCGATGATGCAACATTTTTGTCTGCAATGGAATACTTGGTTAATCAAAAAATAATCGTTGCTCCGCAGTTAGGACCACTGATAGATTATTGGCCACCATCAGAGTCACCCTCAGAGTCAATATCGCAAAAGCCTATCTCTGATTATTATCGTAAAGCAGCAAAACAATGGATTGCAAATGAAATGGAAGATTTTATCTATATTTCACATATTCAAGTGCTGATTTTTATAAAAAATAATTAATCTAAACTGAAAATCCACTAGAATATCCTACTGATACTTCAAATCATCCTAATCTTGCACAAGAACGTCACTATGTTCTTGATTATTTGAATTAATCAAAGTTATTACTTTCTTCTTTTAAGAAAATTTGTGAAACGTGTTCTAGTTATTGTTCCAATCGTCATCACAGTAATTGCTGTGGGAATTATTTTCATAGTGGATTCAGAAAAATTTCAATGTTTGTTGAAAGGCGGTATTATGTTACAAGGATTATCTTCTAAACCATGGTGTAATCTTCCTACATCTGATGCAGGGAAAGAATGTACAGATTTATCACAATGTCAAGGGTATTGTAAACCAAATAATGAATCTGAACTAAATAATGAAATCATTGGAATTTGTTCAGAATACATGACTTCTGTTGGATGTTTTGAATGGATCTATAATGGAACAATAGAGAAGATATGTGCTGATTAATTTATCACCCGACAGATGACTCATAATTTACATCACTGTTTAACAAACTTGCACGATATGTTGTAAGATTGAGAATTTCTTTATGAGTATCTTTGGTAATTCTAATTGTTGTAATGTCTTTCAATGCATATTTGATATATCTTGAAATAATTAAAGGCTCAGAATTTTGTTTAGCTATACTTTAGAATTTAGCTTAAGCTATTTAGCTGTGCCTATTTTTCCTCATGTATTTATAATATAACGATGTTATGGTATGCATGGCTACAGAAAATCTAAACATGGATTATACAAAATATGATTTTAAAGACTCTACTGACTTGTATGTACATCTCAGTAAAAAAGGACTCTCAAAAGAGACTGTTATTGCAATTAGCAAAATGAAAGATGAACCACAATGGATGCTTGACTTTAGATTAAGATCTTTTGAAATCTTCATGAAAAAGCCAATGCCAACTTGGGGCGGAGATCTTAGCGTTATTGATTTTCAAAATATTTACTATTATGCAAAAGCAACTGAGAAAACTGAAAAGAGCTGGGATGATGTTCCAGCTGAAGTAAAAGCTACTTTTGATAAATTAGGAATTCCAGAAGCTGAAAAGAAATTTTTGGCAGGTGTTGGTGCACAATACGAATCAGAAGTTGTTTATCATAGTCTAAGAGAAGACTTGGCAAAACAAGGTGTCTTGTTTTTGGATACTGACTCTGCACTAAAACAATATCCTGAAATCTTCAAAAAATATTTTGGTAAAATTATTCCTCCAGAGGACAACAAGTTTGCAGCATTAAACAGTGCAGTATGGAGTGGTGGTTCATTTATCTACATTCCACCAGGAGTCAAAGTTGACATGCCATTACAAGCATATTTCAGAATTAATGCTGAAAACATTGGGCAATTTGAGAGAACACTAATAATAGCTGATGAAGGTTCTGAGGTTCACTATATCGAAGGATGTACTGCCCCTGTTTATTCTTCGGAATCATTACATTCAGCAGTAGTTGAACTAGTAGCACACAAAGATGCAAAATTACGTTACACTACAATCCAAAACTGGAGTAGTGATGTGTATAATCTAGTTACAAAACGTGCTTATGCATATGAAGGTGCAACTGTAGAATGGATTGATGGAAACATTGGAAGTAAACTCACAATGAAATATCCTGGAATCTATTTACTAGGTGAGCGAGCATATGGCGAAACACTCTCAATTGCTTTTGCAGGAAAAGGACAACACCAAGACACGGGTGCCAAAATGGTTCATCTTGCACCAAATACCACATCAAAAATTACATCAAAATCTGTTAGCAGATTAGATGGAAGATCAACTTACAGAGGATTACTTAATGTTGCAAAGGGCGCAACTAATGTAAAATCAACTGTAAGATGTGATGCATTACTATTAGACGATACATCAAAAACTGATACATATCCTTACATGGAAATTAATCAAGAAGATGCAACAATTACCCATGAAGCAACTGTAGGAAAAATCGGGGATGAACAAATTTTCTATCTGATGACTAGAGGTTTTACAGAAGAAGAAGCATTATCTTTGATTGTCAATGGATTCATGGAACCATTCACAAAAGAATTACCAATGGAATACGCAGTAGAATTAAATCGCCTTATCAAATTAGAGATGGACGACTCAGTGGGTTAAACCACTCACTTTCAATTTCGATTAATCATGTCTCAAACACTATCGCAAATTAACTCTCGACATGTTGAAGAAATCTCTTCATCACGAAATGAACCTGATTGGTTAAAGAAATATCGACAGAGTTCATTATCCATTTATGACTCATTACCAATTGAGACATCTCCATTATACAACAAATACACTGACGCAAAAAAAATGGATCCTCAACAAGTTTCATTTTCTGCAACTACAACTAGTAACGTACCATCCTTTCTTCAAAAAAGATTATCTGAATTAGAAAAAGAGACTAGCATAATCCAAATCGGGAGTAATACCCACAAAATTCACATCTCAGATGATCTAAAATCAAAAGGATTGGTAATCACTTCAATTGATGATGCAATAAAAAATAATTCTGATCTAGTAAAAAAAGCACTCGAGGCATCAAATTCAAAAGAAGATAAGTTTACTGCACTAAACAATGCCGCATTTAATTCAGGAATCTTTATCCACATTCCACGTAATCTAATACTTGAAAAACCGATTCATATCTTATCTTGCTTATCTGATGATGGAATTTCAACCATTGCAAGAAATGTTATCTTTGCAGATGAAAGCAGCAAGGCAGTAATAATTCAGGAATTATATTCATTTAAAGCACAAAAACAACAAGCATACCTTGAATTATTAAACACAAACATTGCTGCAAACGCACAACTCGATGTTACAACATTACAAATGATGGACCAAACAACTGTAAACTTTTCTACTAGACGAACTGATTTGGGGCAAGATGCCAAAGTCAACTGGTATTCTGGTTTATTTGGTTCAATGCTGTCTAGATACAAAATAGAATATTTCCTTAATGGAACTGGTGCATCCTCAAATGACTCTGAGGTGATATTTGGAAACAATGAGCAATCTTTTGATATTCAAACAAACGTGAATCATGAAAGCCCATCAACTGATGCTAGAGTAGTTGAAAAATCAATTCTAAGAAACAAATCAAAATCCCTTTTCAAAGGAATGATTAGAATTAAAGAAAAAGCAACAAAATCAAATTCATTTCTGTCTGGACGTTCTATCTTACTTGATAAGGATGCAAAATCTGATGCCATTCCAGGACTGGAAATTTTCACTAACGATGTTAAAGCAACACATTCTGCTTCTGTTGCCCAAATTGATGAGGAACAGATTTTCTACCTAAAAACAAGATGTTTGACTGAAGCTGAGGCTGAAAGAACAATTATTGAAGGATTCTTGGAACCGTTATCTCGAAAAATGTCCTACCAGGTTAGAGCATGGATTGCATACTTGATTGAATCTAAATGGGAATCACGAGAATTAACAATTAACACTGATGAGGAGCTCACAAAGTTTGTTGAAATTGAAGAAACACGTTACAACGAAGATTCTGAAATTGAGCAGCATTACAAGTATCGGTGATTAATGTGACTCAGTGGATTAAAGCTTGTAAATTAGACCAAGTAAAGACAGGTCAGCTTTTTGGATTTACTTATGATGATAAAAAAATTCTTTTGGCAAATCAAAAAGGAAAAATTTTTGCAACTGATCTAATATGTACTCATGCAGATGCAGATCTTTCTACAGGATTTCTCACCGATGAAGGTGTGAGATGTCCACTACATCTTTCTGTTTTTAATTTGCAAAATGGTAAACCTGAAAATCTTCCTGCTGAAATACCATTAAACACATACAATGTTAAAATAGATCAAAACGAGATCTATGTGGAGGTTTAGAAATGCAAAGTGCACAAACTACTTTTGAGAATTTACGAAAAGATTTTCCTATCTTACAACGTATAGTTAGAGATAATAAAACACTTGTGTATCTAGATAATGCGTCTACAACACAAAAACCAAACCAAGTAATTGATGCAATTACTGATTATTATAGAAATCATAACGCAAACATTCACAGAGCAGTCTATGCTCTAGCAGAAGAGGCAACTGAACTTTATGAATCTACTAGAGATAAAATTGCAAATTTTATACACATACCAAATAGAGAAGAGATTATTTTTGTTAGGGGAACTACAGAAGCAATTAATCTAGTTGCATATGCATGGGGACGAAATCATATCCAAAAAGATGACATCATAGTTACAACTGAATATGAACATCATAGCAATATAGTACCTTGGCAGCTCTTAACGCAAGAAAAAGGAGCCAAGTTAGTATACATTGGAATGGCTGATAATGGAGAGCTAATTTTAGATGATCTTGATAAATATCTTGCAACAGGTAAAGTCAAACTTGTAACATTTAGTCTAATGTCTAATGTTCTTGGTACCATTACTGATGCAGAAAAAATAATCTCAAAATGTAAAGAACATGGTGTGCTTACTCTAGTAGATGGTGCACAAGCTGTTCCTCACATGCCAGTAAACGTTGAGAAACTTGGTTGTGACTTTTTTGCATTTTCTGGTCATAAAATGCTAGGACCTACAGGAATCGGAGTTTTATGGGTACGAAAATCGGTATTGGAATCTATGAATCCATTTCATGGCGGTGGTGATATGATAAGAGAAGTTCACAAATACGAAACTACCTGGAATGATTTACCTTACAAATTTGAAGCTGGTACTCCCAACATTGCAGATGTTATTGGATTAGGTACTGCCATTGACTATCTTACAAAACTTGGGATGGAAAATGTACGAGAACATGAAATTGAACTTACCACTTATGCTATTGAAAAACTATCTCAGGTAAAGGGACTTACGATTTATGGCACAAAAGATATTTCTAAAAGAGGCGGTGTGATATCATTTAATTTTTCAGATGTTCATCCTCATGATGTAGCACAAATCATAGATGAAGAAGGAATTGCAGTCCGTTCAGGACATCATTGCGCTCAGGTATTAATGGAAAGACTAAATGTTGCAGCTACATCTCGAGCAAGTTTTTACATTTACAATACTAAAGAAGAGGTTGACTCTTTAATTACTGCATTAACTAAAGTTGCGAGGATCTTCAAATTATGAGCGGCAATGCAGACATTTATCATGAGATGATAATTGATTATTCAAGAAACCCAATTAATTTTGGTAAGATAGAAAATCCAGATGTCACTTTTCATGATTCTAATCCATTATGTGGTGACAGTATTGACATTGATATGAAAATTACAGATAACAAGGTATCTGATATCAAATTTCATGGCAAAGGCTGTGCTATCTGTATGGCATGTTCTTCAGTATTAACAGAAATTACAAAAGGTAAGGGCATTGATGAAGTTCGAAATATTACTAAACATGATGTATTAAGTGAGCTTGGATTAGAACACTTGCAAGCAGTTCGCATAAAATGTGCTTTGCTTTCACTTAAAGTATTGAAATCTGCTCTATACTCTTATCTTGGAACTCATATGAAAGATTCTCAAGATGTCGATAAGTTAAAAGAAGAGGCAGCAAACCTGTACTGATATGGGCAGCTTTGTTCCTGTAACTCCTATTCAACTTCAAATCAGAAAAATAATTTTTGAAAACCATAATGATGTTGATGAAAAATTTACTAATGATGAAATTTTTGAAAAGATAAAACAGAACGGTGATCTGGATCCTTCTTGGATAATAGATGACATTGAATCATATTTTATGGATATTTGCAATTCTGGTCTTGCAAGAAATATTGCACAAAATTTTACAACGATTTGGATGAAGCTGTTTGAACCTATGAAAAAACAACATTGCAATGCATGTAATTTAGATGTGTATCTTGGAATGAGTGAAAAGCAGATTTGCCCTAATCCTTCGTGTAATTCAACTATTTGATCTGTATTTTGTAGCTGCTTCTTCCAGTGCTTTTATCATTGGTAGTCTTTCACCTGTTAGATAAAGAACCAGTGCTCCACCTGCAGTACTAATATGATCTATTTGTTCTGCAAGTCCATATCTTTTTAATGCGGATGTCAAATGACCTCCACTAACTATTGTTGTTGCCATGGAATTTGCAACTGATGTAAGCAATCCCTTTGTTCCAAAGCTAAAGTTTTCTTTCTCGAAGAATCCTGCAGGTCCACTTATGAAAACAGTTCCTGCACCCGCAATTAATTTTGAATAATGTTCAACCGTTTTTGGTCCCAGATCGTAAATTTTGTCTCCAACCTCAAGTTCTCGTACATCCATCTCTACCCTGTCTCCATCTTTGTCAATTGCA harbors:
- the sufB gene encoding Fe-S cluster assembly protein SufB; its protein translation is MATENLNMDYTKYDFKDSTDLYVHLSKKGLSKETVIAISKMKDEPQWMLDFRLRSFEIFMKKPMPTWGGDLSVIDFQNIYYYAKATEKTEKSWDDVPAEVKATFDKLGIPEAEKKFLAGVGAQYESEVVYHSLREDLAKQGVLFLDTDSALKQYPEIFKKYFGKIIPPEDNKFAALNSAVWSGGSFIYIPPGVKVDMPLQAYFRINAENIGQFERTLIIADEGSEVHYIEGCTAPVYSSESLHSAVVELVAHKDAKLRYTTIQNWSSDVYNLVTKRAYAYEGATVEWIDGNIGSKLTMKYPGIYLLGERAYGETLSIAFAGKGQHQDTGAKMVHLAPNTTSKITSKSVSRLDGRSTYRGLLNVAKGATNVKSTVRCDALLLDDTSKTDTYPYMEINQEDATITHEATVGKIGDEQIFYLMTRGFTEEEALSLIVNGFMEPFTKELPMEYAVELNRLIKLEMDDSVG
- a CDS encoding uroporphyrinogen-III synthase, whose protein sequence is MLKGKVIAITRSKDDSTEFIDLVTKNNAIPISLPTIELVSKGEKIVDEFLESVKQYNPDYSVFMSSKAVTLLFDTAKKISKFEKLQLAVANTIVIAVGPKTKIALENEGIKVAYMPNIYSSVGVGELFTKLHAVGKKVIVPRSGASTPFLKELLEKIGIDVKEIHLYDVCAFRDTSQWNEFRELFSKNKVDGIVFTSASSVRAFFEIMTKDYDENSLLENMAKLSVISIGPFTSDELKKFKIKNTISQVHTVSGAFDTVKTIFSIT
- the sufD gene encoding Fe-S cluster assembly protein SufD, coding for MSQTLSQINSRHVEEISSSRNEPDWLKKYRQSSLSIYDSLPIETSPLYNKYTDAKKMDPQQVSFSATTTSNVPSFLQKRLSELEKETSIIQIGSNTHKIHISDDLKSKGLVITSIDDAIKNNSDLVKKALEASNSKEDKFTALNNAAFNSGIFIHIPRNLILEKPIHILSCLSDDGISTIARNVIFADESSKAVIIQELYSFKAQKQQAYLELLNTNIAANAQLDVTTLQMMDQTTVNFSTRRTDLGQDAKVNWYSGLFGSMLSRYKIEYFLNGTGASSNDSEVIFGNNEQSFDIQTNVNHESPSTDARVVEKSILRNKSKSLFKGMIRIKEKATKSNSFLSGRSILLDKDAKSDAIPGLEIFTNDVKATHSASVAQIDEEQIFYLKTRCLTEAEAERTIIEGFLEPLSRKMSYQVRAWIAYLIESKWESRELTINTDEELTKFVEIEETRYNEDSEIEQHYKYR
- a CDS encoding Ig-like domain-containing protein, yielding MNSHIILLSVVFSLFLAGTVSTYSFAETNTVEVVENRIVTLVGEGVDPDDDTLTFEWVQVDGEPVKLSSKNVAMPTFMAPEVVNGQIKVLTFTLTVTDPFGAASSDSVEVIVNPVNHAPIVSAGRDQVTFKTINVVTLVSSVVDPDGDSLTYNWKQIAGQTIPLSSTTGKYLTILPMHIDYSQTNPLTFELTVEDGFGGVGSDTVSVYPLTGLLSNRLISIQAGPMQTVHEGETVTLSATGQTANGQPISYSWVQLIGTGVSLNAYTGSTVTFTAPDLPDETEMILSFQVTGYSAGNGWANALALVKVIPSNAGPLADAGPDQSVGEKALVKLIGTATDPDDAESKLRYSWKQTSGMNVQLYEQASFSVYFFSPMINTNSETLTFELTVTDPSGNSDKDDVSVVVSTVNLPPRANAGPDRKIIGESQVTVTGSGFDPEGLPITYEWKQLAGETVTFDTTKPTFSFKAPSVVSGETKRMVFQLTVTDSENQKGSDQLILLVVPENSAPIVDAGVDQIADERTMVNLVCSAYDPDGDAVTSTWTSSNSDVVINAPSSLSTSVTLPAVTADQTISMTCTASDGRLSSSDSMNIKVVNTLNLPIIADAGPDQIVNENVKISLDGSKSNDPEEQKLSYMWTQVSGETVKLSSTSSVTPSFTSPIVANNEIKVLVFELKVFDDNGRSSTDTVTITVDPVNAAPTATATAKQS
- a CDS encoding MFS transporter, with the translated sequence MIDLVLDWLTRDGKLLLSARIVRTFSYGFLSMILAIYLSFIGFDEILIGFILSATLVNSIIFNLFSSFFADRIGRKKVLIIYASLMGISGGIFFATENYFALIIAAFIGTINVTGSETGAFLSLEQAILPQTVKDNKKRNTIFGIYNMIGTFAMAGGILLASLPQIMQDTFDYSAIDSFKPLFAIYLLAGIVVVIIYFFFSKNIEVKKPLDSKSFSSNLSPKSKKIILKMSSLFALDSFAGGFVIQSIVAFWFFTKFGVDLTTLSMIFSIAGVLTAISFFFAAKIADKIGLINTMVFTHIPSNVLLILVAIAPTFHIALALYLARMSLSQMDVPTRQAYIVAVVEENERTAAAGITNTSRNIAQSISPSITGAIIHSLWFSAPFVIGGFLKIIYDVGIYASFRNTKPSHESD
- a CDS encoding YIP1 family protein, which translates into the protein MVGTNMTIFKDVIISPQKAFVEIGNNGKKYFPFAFVILLGTVISSPILSYYVNSQIYFHFVEETLPFDFSSIFFEIELGFLYGIGFTYLAYTIGKKIGGQGSFKGVFSSLCFAALPITIVGFFILLSLGFVSLSNFKHGGAFSLYYLMIIVIVIWGFVLGLFAIIKSHQLSFLKAILTMLTSGVIIIAISIPILFLIELNDQIPHFKI
- a CDS encoding Yip1 family protein; this encodes MKVSIIKDIIIHPKKAFVEITENEKEYFGIALIIVGIQMLVGLLEFDNIMGFLVSDTENKTIVHQFYLIISSIGGAFLMAWLVLKISKKINKTQSNFKRVFSAIQFALIPGLLIGTPIQVIALSLFSENITMENFFSSISIITVINIPFIIWSIILWIMACKQSLQLNTPNVIATAILVMIIMAVVFFPISILLTRSPFQGLF
- a CDS encoding non-heme iron oxygenase ferredoxin subunit, whose product is MINVTQWIKACKLDQVKTGQLFGFTYDDKKILLANQKGKIFATDLICTHADADLSTGFLTDEGVRCPLHLSVFNLQNGKPENLPAEIPLNTYNVKIDQNEIYVEV